From the genome of Argentina anserina chromosome 4, drPotAnse1.1, whole genome shotgun sequence, one region includes:
- the LOC126792324 gene encoding uncharacterized protein LOC126792324: MALSQIEETLVGKLFKTGAVNAAAGSAYAEFGNTKVIVSVMSSSVASTEPSERSVNTTEVGNLSAPLWKYVIKHTVLDDDGNVVKTAGGNVSWECKFYHVSFNGSHSRVRSHLLKEKGTGVRICSKINDDQSQEVHHLLSFCEKKLREKAPKKVSLPPSNFSMLGSGTYFPLEKRDDASKKRRVVSPHLTKTFKIEERQQCDAEVARLFYTSGLPFNVARNPYYRDSYLRASHIPGYTPSGYNALRTTLLDDERRHIERVLQPVKKTWKETGVSLCSDGWTDDQRRPLINMMAASTNGAIMLKAINCEGQYKDKHEISRLLLEFINEIGAEHVVQVVTDNAHVCAAAGAIVETTHPHIFWTPCVVHTLNLVLKDILKAKSHDPGESVEKELGWLIESVVNDVWFVKNFIMNHGMRLSMYNDHCALKLLTIAETRFFSHFVMLKRFKEMKSGLQAMVISLRWDMYKEDDVNKAKAVKKMFIEERLWDQIDFIVAFMGPIYEMIRMTDLDRPCLQLVYEWWDMMIEKVRNAIY, from the exons ATGGCTTTAAGTCAAATTGAGGAGACATTAGTAGGCAAAC TTTTCAAGACTGGTGCTGTCAATGCTGCTGCAGGATCTGCATATGCAGAATTTGGAAATACCAAGGTCATTGTTTCAGT GATGAGTTCAAGTGTAGCATCAACCGAACCGTCCGAACGCAGTGTTAACACAACTGAGGTGGGAAATTTAAGTGCTCCTCTTTGGAAATATGTTATTAAGCATACAGTGCTTGATGATGATGGAAACGTTGTCAAAACCGCAGGAGGAAATGTTAGCTGGGAATGTAAGTTCTACCATGTGAGCTTCAATGGGTCACATTCTAGAGTTAGGTCTCATTTGCTTAAAGAAAAGGGCACAGGGGTCAGGATTTGTAGCAAAATCAATGATGATCAGAGTCAAGAAGTACATCATCTTCTATCCTTTTGTGAGAAAAAGTTGCGGGAGAAAGCTCCTAAGAAAGTTTCTCTGCCTCCTTCAAATTTCTCTATGTTAGGAAGTGGAACTTACTTTCCCTTGGAGAAGAGGGATGATGCAAGCAAAAAGAGAAGGGTGGTGAGTCCACATCTTACCAAAACTTTCAAGATTGAAGAGAGGCAACAATGTGATGCCGAAGTTGCAAGATTGTTTTACACTAGTGGATTACCGTTCAATGTTGCAAGAAATCCTTATTACCGAGACTCCTACCTTCGTGCTTCACACATTCCGGGTTATACTCCCTCGGGGTACAATGCATTGAGGACCACTCTTCTTGATGATGAGAGGCGCCACATTGAACGGGTGCTACAACCCGTTAAGAAGACATGGAAGGAGACCGGTGTAAGCTTGTGTTCCGACGGGTGGACCGATGATCAACGAAGGCCATTGATCAATATGATGGCTGCTTCCACCAATGGGGCTATTATGTTAAAGGCAATAAATTGTGAAGGGCAATATAAAGACAAGCATGAAATTAGTAGATTGCTTTTGGAATTCATCAATGAGATAGGTGCCGAACATGTGGTTCAAGTGGTGACTGATAATGCCCATGTGTGCGCTGCTGCCGGTGCAATAGTTGAGACTACACATCCACATATCTTTTggacaccgtgtgtggttcaTACTCTCAATCTTGTTTTGAAGGATATATTGAAGGCAAAGTCACATGACCCGGGTGAGAGTGTAGAGAAAGAGTTGGGGTGGCTTATTGAAAGTGTTGTCAATGATGTGTGGTTTGTCAAGAACTTTATCATGAACCATGGCATGCGTTTGTCTATGTATAATGATCATTGTGCCTTGAAGTTGCTCACTATTGCGGAGACAAGATTTTTCTCTCATTTTGTGATGCTTAAAAGGTTTAAGGAGATGAAGAGTGGCTTGCAAGCCATGGTTATTAGTCTAAGATGGGACATGTATAAGGAAGATGATGTCAATAAGGCAAAAGCGGTGAAGAAGATGTTTATTGAAGAAAGGCTATGGGACCAAATTGATTTCATAGTTGCATTCATGGGTCCTATATATGAGATGATAAGGATGACAGATTTGGATAGACCTTGTCTTCAATTAGTTTATGAGTGGTGGGATATGATGATTGAGAAAGTGAGGAATGCAATTTATTAG